AGGCGACGGCACCGTCGGCGTGCGCGACTCGAAGGACGTCACCGGCCCGATACTGGAATTCCGACCCGCTACTTGGAGCGCCTTCACTGGCGGCATCCGGGCCGGCAAGTTCAGCCGTTGACCCTGGCCAGAGTGCGCTGCAGCGCCATACGGTGTGGCTCGACCTTCGACTCGAGGGCTTGATCCCAATGGAACCGTGGCCCTCTGGGCCCGATGTTGGCAACCTGGACATCGAATCCACATGGCTTCGAGTAGCCGACCAGCAGCAGCGAAGCGCCCGCTACGGGTGGACGTGAAAGGGGGAGCCAGTGTCACGTCATCCCGATACCGTTGTCGAACTCGGTCGGCAGCCCAGAGGTGACGGCGACGAAGGTCTCAGCCTTCACCTGCGAACGCGCCGGGACCGGTAGTGCCCCGCCACCCGGATACGGTAATCAGCCCGAACACCCTGCTCAGCGGTGCCCGCCGGCGTCTAGCCTCACCTCGGCGGCCGGGTCAATCACTGTCGCGCAGCGAGCTGGCCGACGCCGTCAACGCCGCTCTTGATCGGCTCTACCCCGGCAGGGTCCTCACCGCGCACTACGTCGACGCTCGCTGGATCGGCAAGCTCGAACGTGGCGAGCACCGTTGGCCCAGCGAAGAGCGTCGCGCCGCTCTTCGCCACGTTCTCGGTGTCGCCAGCGACGGCCAACTCGACCTCTACAGCCCACGGCGTACCGACGTCACCACTACCGCCAAACGGGGCACTGAGCAGCCGATGCCGGGAAGCTGGGATGAGACGATC
The nucleotide sequence above comes from Micromonospora sp. NBC_00389. Encoded proteins:
- a CDS encoding DUF397 domain-containing protein, which encodes MNSRNTRWRKSTRSDDGNCIEVADAGDGTVGVRDSKDVTGPILEFRPATWSAFTGGIRAGKFSR